In a single window of the Pandoraea pulmonicola genome:
- a CDS encoding Fur family transcriptional regulator, with translation MSLTQLQPYLEAARASLQEQSGRVTSGRVRVLALLLKAGRPLTHQEVLADLATDADPLDRVTAYRVLDWLVAQGWAIKQAGDDRIFRFVMAEHVDPQRAASPRPHTQHGHFRCVRCHRTFCLDDWPQHPQLSERELRRLPKGFVGEQVELLIHGTCAQCAGAPN, from the coding sequence ATGAGCCTTACTCAACTTCAACCGTATCTGGAAGCCGCCCGCGCGAGCTTGCAGGAGCAATCGGGCCGGGTGACTTCCGGACGCGTACGCGTGCTGGCGCTGCTGCTCAAGGCCGGCCGCCCCCTCACCCATCAGGAAGTGCTGGCCGATCTGGCCACCGACGCCGACCCGCTCGACCGCGTCACGGCCTACCGGGTGCTCGACTGGCTGGTCGCGCAGGGCTGGGCCATCAAGCAGGCCGGCGACGATCGCATCTTCCGCTTCGTCATGGCCGAGCACGTCGACCCGCAACGGGCCGCGTCGCCCCGTCCGCATACGCAGCACGGTCATTTCCGCTGTGTACGCTGTCATCGAACCTTCTGCCTTGACGACTGGCCCCAGCATCCCCAGCTAAGTGAGCGCGAACTCAGGCGTCTGCCCAAGGGATTCGTGGGTGAGCAGGTCGAACTGCTGATTCACGGCACCTGCGCGCAGTGCGCGGGCGCTCCCAACTGA
- a CDS encoding CobW family GTP-binding protein: protein MTPVTILTGFLGSGKTTLLKRILTEAHGMKIAVIENEFGEENIDNDILVQDNAEQIVQMSNGCICCTIRGDLVQALSDLNSQRDAGKIQFDRVVIETTGLANPGPVAQTFFIDDEVADTYRLDAIITLVDAKHGQQQLDQHEVVQRQVGFADRLFITKADLVTPEALDDLKHRLAHMNPRAPQQVVDFGRADLGQIFDIHGFNLNDKLDIDPDFLAADDHDHHDHSHCDHDHGKCEHEGHEHGHGHDHGHHHHAHHDDAIKSFVFRSERQFDPAKLEDFLGSILQVYGERLLRYKGVLNMRGIDRRVVFQGVHQMMGSDVGAKWQPGETPNTKMVFIGAELPKDIILQGLERCLV from the coding sequence ATGACACCCGTCACCATCCTGACCGGTTTTCTCGGCAGCGGGAAAACCACGCTGCTCAAGCGCATCCTGACCGAAGCGCATGGCATGAAGATTGCCGTCATCGAGAACGAATTCGGCGAAGAGAACATCGACAACGACATCCTCGTGCAGGACAACGCCGAGCAGATCGTGCAGATGAGCAACGGTTGCATCTGCTGCACGATTCGCGGCGATCTGGTGCAGGCGCTCTCCGATCTGAACAGCCAGCGCGACGCGGGCAAGATCCAGTTCGACCGCGTGGTCATCGAGACGACCGGGCTGGCCAACCCCGGCCCTGTGGCGCAGACCTTCTTCATCGACGATGAAGTTGCCGACACCTATCGCCTGGACGCCATCATCACACTGGTCGACGCAAAGCACGGCCAGCAGCAGCTCGATCAGCACGAAGTGGTGCAGCGTCAGGTCGGTTTCGCGGACCGCCTGTTCATCACCAAGGCGGATCTGGTCACGCCCGAGGCGCTCGACGACCTCAAGCACCGTCTGGCGCACATGAACCCGCGCGCCCCGCAGCAGGTGGTGGACTTCGGCCGCGCGGACCTGGGCCAGATCTTCGACATCCACGGCTTCAATCTGAACGACAAGCTCGACATCGACCCGGACTTCCTCGCGGCGGACGATCACGACCACCACGACCACTCGCATTGCGATCACGATCACGGCAAGTGCGAGCACGAAGGACACGAGCATGGCCATGGACACGACCACGGACATCACCACCACGCCCATCACGACGACGCCATCAAGTCGTTCGTCTTCCGTAGCGAACGGCAATTCGACCCGGCCAAGCTGGAGGACTTCCTCGGGAGCATCCTACAGGTGTACGGCGAACGCTTATTGCGTTATAAAGGCGTATTAAACATGCGCGGCATCGACCGCCGGGTCGTGTTCCAGGGCGTCCATCAGATGATGGGCAGCGACGTGGGCGCGAAATGGCAGCCAGGGGAGACGCCGAACACCAAGATGGTGTTCATTGGCGCTGAGCTGCCGAAAGACATCATCCTGCAAGGGCTGGAACGCTGTCTGGTCTGA
- the metK gene encoding methionine adenosyltransferase, whose translation MANDYLFTSESVSEGHPDKVADQISDAVLDAILTQDKYARVAAETLCNTGLVVLAGEITTTATVDYQQVARDTIRRIGYDNTDYGIDYKGCAVLVAYDRQSPDIAQGVDRAHDDNLDQGAGDQGLMFGYACDETPELMPLPIHLSHRLVERQSQVRRDGRLPWLRPDAKSQVTIKYENGRPHSIDTVVLSTQHHPDIGLEVLREAVIEEVIKPVLPTELIKGDIKFLVNPTGRFVIGGPQGDAGLTGRKIIVDTYGGAAPHGGGAFSGKDPSKVDRSAAYAGRYVAKNIVAAGLASKCVIQVSYAIGVARPTSVMVNTFGTGKISDQRIAELVEKHFDLRPKGIIQMLDLLRPIYEKTAAYGHFGREEPEFSWEATDRADALLADAGLRAVA comes from the coding sequence GTGGCGAACGACTATCTCTTTACCTCCGAATCGGTCTCCGAAGGTCACCCGGACAAGGTCGCCGACCAGATTTCCGACGCCGTTCTCGATGCCATCCTGACGCAGGACAAGTATGCCCGCGTTGCCGCGGAAACGCTGTGCAACACCGGTCTGGTTGTGCTCGCAGGCGAAATCACCACGACCGCCACGGTCGACTATCAGCAGGTTGCGCGCGACACCATTCGCCGCATCGGCTACGATAACACCGACTACGGCATCGACTACAAGGGCTGCGCCGTGCTGGTCGCCTACGATCGCCAGTCGCCGGACATCGCCCAGGGCGTGGACCGTGCGCACGACGACAACCTCGACCAGGGCGCGGGCGACCAGGGCCTGATGTTCGGCTACGCCTGCGACGAGACGCCGGAACTCATGCCGCTGCCGATCCACCTGTCGCACCGCCTGGTCGAGCGCCAGTCGCAGGTGCGCCGCGACGGCCGTCTGCCCTGGCTGCGCCCCGACGCCAAGTCGCAGGTCACCATCAAGTACGAAAACGGGCGTCCGCACAGCATCGACACGGTCGTGCTCTCGACGCAGCACCATCCGGACATCGGCCTGGAAGTGCTGCGCGAAGCCGTGATCGAGGAAGTCATCAAGCCGGTGCTGCCGACCGAGCTGATCAAGGGCGACATCAAGTTCCTGGTGAACCCGACCGGCCGTTTCGTGATCGGTGGCCCGCAGGGTGACGCCGGCCTCACGGGCCGCAAGATCATCGTCGACACGTACGGCGGCGCCGCACCGCACGGCGGCGGTGCCTTCTCGGGCAAGGATCCGTCGAAGGTCGACCGCTCGGCGGCCTATGCCGGCCGTTACGTCGCGAAGAACATCGTGGCCGCCGGTCTGGCCTCGAAGTGCGTGATCCAGGTCTCGTACGCCATCGGCGTGGCGCGTCCGACGTCGGTCATGGTCAACACCTTCGGCACGGGCAAGATCAGCGATCAGCGCATCGCCGAACTGGTCGAGAAGCATTTCGACCTGCGTCCGAAGGGCATCATCCAGATGCTCGATCTGCTGCGTCCGATCTATGAGAAGACCGCCGCTTACGGCCACTTCGGCCGCGAAGAGCCGGAATTCTCGTGGGAAGCCACGGATCGCGCCGACGCCCTGCTGGCCGACGCCGGCCTGCGCGCCGTGGCCTGA
- a CDS encoding DMT family transporter, producing MSLTALVLVITAAFLHASWNFLAKRIDTSEGGGPQLVFLYALLTVVLYTPLALYFLVGSHAAWPDARAWLVIAASALLHYGYTLVLQRGYRVGDLSVVYPLARGTGPLLSSVGAIVLLGERPGWLALVGIGLVVAGVLIIAGGERLFRRGSLHAGAGWGVLTGGFIAAYTLADAYAIRTLLLAPLVYYYLENVLRVVLSAPMACARPARMVMLWQANWRKIMLISLISPMSYFLILSALKYAPVSHVAPAREMSMMVAALLGVRLLGEGEMHRRVGGAVLIALGVVALTLG from the coding sequence ATGTCGCTCACCGCCCTCGTTCTCGTCATTACGGCTGCTTTTCTGCATGCCAGCTGGAATTTCCTCGCCAAACGCATCGACACCAGCGAAGGGGGTGGTCCGCAGCTCGTCTTCCTTTATGCGCTGCTGACGGTCGTGCTGTACACGCCGCTGGCGCTGTACTTCCTTGTCGGCTCGCATGCCGCCTGGCCGGACGCCCGCGCCTGGCTCGTGATCGCCGCAAGCGCCCTGCTGCATTACGGCTACACGCTGGTGTTGCAGCGCGGCTACCGTGTGGGCGACCTGTCGGTCGTCTACCCGCTCGCACGGGGCACCGGGCCGCTGCTGTCCTCGGTGGGCGCCATCGTCCTGCTCGGCGAGCGTCCGGGGTGGCTGGCCCTCGTCGGGATCGGGCTGGTGGTCGCCGGGGTGCTGATCATCGCCGGCGGCGAGCGCCTGTTCCGGCGCGGCAGCCTGCACGCGGGCGCGGGCTGGGGCGTGCTCACCGGCGGGTTCATCGCCGCTTATACGCTCGCCGACGCTTACGCCATTCGCACGCTGCTGCTCGCCCCGCTCGTCTACTACTACCTGGAGAATGTGTTGCGGGTGGTGCTCTCGGCGCCGATGGCGTGCGCCCGACCGGCGCGCATGGTCATGCTCTGGCAGGCGAACTGGCGCAAGATCATGCTGATTTCGCTGATCTCGCCGATGTCCTACTTCCTGATTCTGAGCGCGCTCAAGTACGCGCCGGTCTCGCACGTCGCACCGGCGCGGGAGATGTCGATGATGGTCGCCGCGCTGCTCGGCGTGCGGCTGCTGGGCGAGGGCGAGATGCACCGCCGTGTGGGCGGCGCCGTGTTGATCGCGCTGGGCGTGGTGGCGCTGACGCTGGGTTGA
- the dksA gene encoding RNA polymerase-binding protein DksA, producing MSKQRLLTEDEILKMSDKDYMNEAQLAFFKNRLEALQSEILKNADQTTENLRETILVPDPADRATIEEEHALELRTRDRERKLLKKVQQSLARIESGEYGWCEETGEPIGVPRLLARPTATLSLEAQERRELRQKLFGD from the coding sequence ATGAGCAAGCAACGACTTTTGACCGAGGACGAAATTCTGAAGATGTCCGACAAGGACTATATGAACGAGGCGCAACTCGCCTTCTTCAAGAATCGTCTGGAAGCGCTGCAATCGGAAATTCTGAAAAACGCCGATCAAACGACCGAAAATCTGCGGGAAACCATTCTGGTCCCGGATCCGGCCGACCGTGCCACGATCGAGGAAGAGCATGCGCTCGAGCTGCGCACCCGCGACCGTGAGCGCAAGCTGCTCAAGAAGGTGCAGCAATCGCTGGCCCGCATCGAATCGGGCGAATACGGCTGGTGCGAAGAGACCGGCGAGCCGATCGGCGTCCCCCGTCTGCTCGCCCGCCCGACGGCCACCCTGTCGCTCGAAGCGCAGGAGCGCCGTGAACTGCGTCAGAAGCTGTTCGGCGACTGA
- a CDS encoding lipid A biosynthesis lauroyl acyltransferase, whose product MATTTKKSLGYYLSVGLLRGLNLLPYSWVARFGAGLGHVLYAIPSSRKRVVHTNLRLCFPHWDEATRERVAKASFVHAIRSYAERSVQWFADGKKLERLIELDSAVDLTDPDMPPTILLGFHFVGIEAASVFINYSLKRPCASLYTPMSNPAFDEMAREQRGRFDAEMMPRGDSARDVLRMFRKRKPVMLAADMDYGARNSTFVPFFGVEACTLTSVSRLAEVGRAQILPFIGEVLPNYKGYRLKVFPIWENYPSGDPVADARRMNAFLEEQILKMPEQYYWVHKRFKTRPEGQPSVY is encoded by the coding sequence ATGGCTACCACCACCAAGAAATCCCTCGGGTACTACCTCAGCGTCGGCTTGCTGCGCGGGTTGAACCTGCTGCCCTACAGCTGGGTGGCCCGCTTCGGCGCGGGTCTCGGCCACGTGCTTTACGCCATCCCGAGCTCGCGCAAACGCGTGGTGCATACCAACCTGCGCCTGTGTTTCCCTCATTGGGACGAGGCGACGCGAGAGCGCGTGGCCAAGGCGTCGTTCGTGCATGCCATTCGCAGCTACGCCGAGCGCAGCGTGCAATGGTTCGCCGACGGCAAGAAGCTGGAGCGCCTCATCGAGCTCGATTCGGCCGTCGATCTGACCGACCCCGACATGCCGCCCACGATTCTGCTCGGCTTTCACTTCGTGGGCATCGAGGCGGCGTCGGTGTTTATCAATTACTCGCTGAAACGGCCGTGCGCGTCGCTCTACACGCCGATGTCGAATCCGGCCTTCGACGAGATGGCGCGCGAGCAGCGCGGCCGGTTCGACGCCGAAATGATGCCCCGCGGCGACAGCGCCCGCGACGTGCTGCGCATGTTCCGCAAGCGCAAGCCGGTGATGCTGGCCGCCGACATGGACTACGGCGCGCGCAATTCGACCTTCGTGCCGTTCTTCGGGGTCGAGGCCTGCACGCTGACCTCGGTCTCGCGACTGGCCGAAGTCGGCCGCGCCCAGATCCTGCCGTTCATCGGCGAAGTGCTGCCGAACTACAAGGGCTACCGTCTGAAAGTGTTCCCGATCTGGGAGAACTACCCCAGCGGCGATCCGGTTGCCGACGCGCGTCGCATGAACGCCTTCCTGGAAGAACAGATCCTCAAGATGCCGGAGCAGTACTACTGGGTGCACAAGCGCTTCAAGACGCGCCCCGAGGGCCAGCCGAGCGTGTATTGA
- the dapF gene encoding diaminopimelate epimerase, with protein sequence MKLKFTKMQGAGNDFVVIDGISQTIDFTPGQWRALADRHFGVGADQLLLVERSALPGVDFRYRIFNADGGEVEHCGNGARCFVKFVRDTGLTDKRSVRVEVQQGVITLTMRDDGQVSVDMGAPILTPSDVPFDASGLQGRTEGGDTLWPLDVAGRTTWISVVSMGNPHAVQVVDDVDAAPVETDGPLIERHARFPRRVNAGFLQVVDKHRGRLRVYERGAGETLACGTGACAAAVAGIRRGLLTSPVALETHGGTLTIEWDGATGPVIMTGPAATVFEGTIEI encoded by the coding sequence ATGAAGCTCAAATTCACCAAGATGCAAGGCGCCGGGAACGACTTCGTCGTGATCGACGGCATCTCGCAGACCATCGATTTCACGCCGGGGCAGTGGCGTGCGCTCGCCGACCGCCATTTTGGCGTGGGCGCCGACCAGCTCCTGCTCGTCGAGCGCTCGGCCCTGCCGGGCGTGGACTTCCGCTACCGGATCTTCAACGCCGATGGCGGCGAGGTGGAGCATTGCGGCAACGGCGCGCGCTGCTTCGTGAAGTTCGTGCGCGACACCGGGCTTACCGACAAGCGCTCGGTGCGCGTGGAGGTGCAACAGGGCGTGATCACGCTCACCATGCGCGACGATGGTCAGGTCAGTGTGGATATGGGCGCCCCGATTCTCACGCCGTCGGACGTGCCGTTCGACGCGAGCGGCCTGCAAGGCCGTACGGAAGGCGGCGACACGCTCTGGCCGCTCGATGTGGCGGGCCGCACGACGTGGATTTCCGTGGTTTCGATGGGCAACCCGCATGCCGTGCAGGTGGTGGACGACGTCGATGCCGCGCCGGTCGAGACCGACGGCCCGCTGATCGAGCGCCATGCGCGCTTCCCGCGTCGCGTGAACGCCGGTTTCCTGCAGGTGGTGGACAAGCATCGGGGGCGGTTGCGCGTGTACGAGCGTGGCGCGGGCGAGACGCTCGCCTGCGGCACCGGCGCCTGCGCTGCAGCGGTGGCGGGCATCCGCCGCGGCTTGCTGACCTCGCCCGTGGCGCTCGAGACGCATGGCGGCACGCTGACCATCGAGTGGGACGGCGCCACCGGTCCGGTGATCATGACCGGGCCTGCCGCCACGGTCTTCGAGGGCACCATCGAGATCTGA
- a CDS encoding class I SAM-dependent rRNA methyltransferase — MNTLTLKPGKEKSLLRRHPWIYATAVARVDGKPASGATVVVRAADGRFLARAAFSPVSAIRARVWTFDENEPVDHAFFKRRVTAALTYREQMVHDTGATRLIFGEADGLPGLIVDRYQSAPGQPAGDQLVCQFMAAGVEAWKDAIVKALVGATGCPNVYERSDAAVREREGLPSITGVLTGAEPPEAPESLTTHECGVKYYVDVRNGHKTGFYVDQRDNRLLVQQQARGRDVLNCFCYTGGFSLAALAGGAQSVLSIDSSGEALAIGARNVELNGFDAARAEWRDADVFKTLRALREEGRTFDMIVLDPPKFAPSAHHVDRAARAYKDINMAGFKLLRPGGQLLTYSCSGAIDADLFQKIVAGAAVDAGVDARILRRLSAGMDHPMLTQFPEGEYLKGLWLQRI; from the coding sequence ATGAACACCTTGACCCTCAAGCCCGGCAAAGAAAAGTCGTTGCTGCGCCGCCACCCCTGGATTTACGCCACCGCCGTGGCGCGTGTGGACGGCAAACCGGCTTCCGGCGCCACGGTCGTGGTGCGCGCGGCGGACGGCCGCTTCCTCGCGCGCGCCGCATTCAGTCCGGTCTCGGCCATTCGCGCCCGCGTGTGGACGTTCGACGAAAACGAGCCGGTCGATCATGCGTTCTTCAAGCGTCGCGTCACGGCTGCACTGACCTATCGCGAGCAGATGGTGCACGACACGGGCGCCACGCGTCTGATTTTCGGCGAGGCCGACGGCCTGCCCGGACTGATCGTCGACCGCTACCAGTCCGCACCGGGCCAGCCGGCGGGCGACCAGCTCGTCTGTCAGTTCATGGCGGCAGGAGTGGAGGCGTGGAAGGACGCCATCGTCAAGGCGCTCGTCGGTGCGACCGGCTGCCCGAATGTCTACGAGCGTTCGGACGCCGCCGTGCGCGAGCGCGAAGGCCTGCCGAGCATCACCGGCGTGCTGACCGGGGCGGAACCGCCTGAGGCGCCCGAGTCGCTGACCACGCACGAGTGCGGTGTGAAGTACTACGTCGATGTGCGCAACGGCCACAAGACGGGCTTCTACGTCGATCAGCGCGACAACCGCCTGCTCGTCCAGCAGCAGGCCAGGGGCCGCGACGTGCTGAACTGCTTCTGCTACACCGGCGGCTTCTCGCTGGCAGCGCTCGCGGGCGGTGCACAAAGCGTGCTGTCGATCGACTCGTCGGGCGAGGCGCTGGCCATCGGCGCGCGCAATGTCGAACTGAACGGTTTCGACGCGGCGCGCGCCGAGTGGCGCGACGCCGACGTGTTCAAGACGTTGCGCGCTCTGCGCGAGGAAGGTCGCACGTTCGACATGATCGTGCTCGATCCGCCGAAGTTCGCGCCGTCGGCCCACCACGTGGACCGCGCCGCGCGAGCGTACAAGGACATCAACATGGCGGGCTTCAAGCTGCTGCGTCCGGGCGGTCAGTTGCTGACCTACTCGTGCTCGGGGGCCATCGATGCCGACCTGTTCCAGAAGATCGTGGCCGGCGCCGCGGTCGATGCGGGCGTGGACGCTCGCATTCTGCGCCGCCTCTCGGCGGGCATGGATCACCCGATGCTCACGCAATTTCCCGAGGGCGAGTACCTCAAGGGGCTCTGGCTGCAACGCATCTGA
- a CDS encoding coniferyl aldehyde dehydrogenase: MRRAHDASPFVDWPTRRRHLEALRAMLHKYRGAFAKAIDEDFGGRSAQETDLLELFPAVGNLKHALAHTRRWMRGTHGWANLWLLPARRAVVPQPLGVVGVIAPWNYPILLAVGPLTDALAAGNRVMIKMSEVTPRVAEVFAAAVAETFAPEWVSVVTGDAQIASAFSTLPFDHLLFTGSTSVGYHVMRAASGNLTPVTLELGGKSPAIVGPGARWDHAVERIMYGKLVNAGQTCVAPDYVLVPREKLEAFVATARQTAQRLYPDAVANPQYTSIVSPRHFERLTGLAGEAVAQGASAHAMFDTPPQAERRRLPPVLLTGVHDGMRVMREEIFGPLLPVVPYDDLDAAIAYVNERPRPLALYVFDADDARVNQVLTQTISGGVTVNDTLLHVAEHMLPFSGVGPSGMGGYHGEAGFRTFSKEKPIFRQARWNGMGLLTPPYGKLFAAMIRQLLR, translated from the coding sequence ATGCGCCGCGCACACGATGCCTCGCCATTCGTCGATTGGCCAACGCGCAGGCGCCATCTGGAGGCGCTGCGGGCGATGCTGCACAAGTATCGCGGTGCATTTGCCAAGGCCATCGACGAAGACTTCGGCGGACGCTCGGCGCAGGAGACCGACCTCCTCGAACTGTTTCCGGCGGTCGGCAACCTCAAGCACGCGCTCGCGCATACGCGCCGCTGGATGCGCGGCACTCATGGCTGGGCCAACCTGTGGCTGTTGCCCGCGCGTCGCGCGGTCGTGCCGCAGCCGCTCGGCGTGGTGGGCGTGATCGCGCCGTGGAACTACCCGATTCTGCTCGCCGTCGGCCCGCTCACCGATGCGCTGGCCGCCGGCAACCGCGTGATGATCAAGATGTCGGAAGTCACACCGCGCGTCGCCGAAGTGTTCGCGGCCGCGGTGGCAGAGACGTTCGCGCCGGAATGGGTGAGCGTCGTCACTGGGGATGCGCAGATCGCAAGCGCGTTCTCGACGCTGCCGTTCGACCATCTGCTCTTCACCGGCTCGACGTCCGTCGGCTATCACGTGATGCGGGCCGCCAGCGGGAACCTCACGCCGGTGACGCTGGAACTGGGCGGCAAGTCGCCCGCGATCGTCGGTCCGGGCGCGCGTTGGGACCATGCGGTCGAGCGCATCATGTACGGCAAGCTGGTGAACGCCGGGCAGACCTGTGTGGCGCCCGACTACGTGCTCGTGCCGCGCGAGAAACTCGAAGCGTTCGTCGCGACCGCCAGACAGACGGCGCAGCGCCTGTATCCCGATGCGGTGGCCAATCCCCAATACACGAGCATCGTCTCGCCGCGCCATTTCGAGCGGCTGACGGGTCTCGCGGGCGAGGCGGTGGCGCAGGGAGCGAGCGCGCACGCGATGTTCGACACCCCGCCCCAGGCCGAGAGGCGGCGCCTGCCGCCCGTGCTGCTTACCGGCGTGCACGACGGGATGCGCGTGATGCGCGAGGAAATCTTCGGACCCCTGCTGCCCGTGGTGCCCTATGACGACCTCGACGCGGCCATCGCGTACGTGAACGAGCGCCCGCGCCCACTCGCGCTGTACGTGTTCGATGCGGACGACGCCCGCGTGAACCAGGTGCTCACGCAGACGATCTCCGGCGGCGTGACCGTCAACGACACGCTGCTGCATGTCGCGGAGCATATGCTGCCGTTCAGCGGCGTGGGGCCGTCGGGCATGGGCGGCTATCACGGCGAGGCGGGTTTCCGGACGTTCTCGAAGGAGAAGCCCATCTTCCGGCAGGCGCGCTGGAACGGTATGGGCCTGCTCACTCCGCCGTACGGCAAACTGTTCGCGGCGATGATCCGCCAACTACTGCGCTGA
- the xerC gene encoding tyrosine recombinase XerC — protein sequence MVTPPRSPRASLRSEQPSRKAGTGRKSAARAAAPAAASDDDTPLEPGIRTYLTSLASERKLAGLTLENYTRDLRQLQRMAQGRPLESLQHGDIRRFVMQMHSEGLVGRSIARKLSAWRGYFAWLAQRTALAANPVEGVRAPKQPKPLPKALSPDQASALVEFESGTSAEAVRNRAMFELLYSSGLRLSELTGLDHRYVEADGYRSASWLDLAEREVVVTGKGNKRRRVPVGAKAVRALAQWLEVRAPLATAEPHALFLSARGKRIGARAVQQGLARHALSAGLPTHVHPHMLRHSFATHVLQSSGDLRAVQEMLGHSNISTTQIYTKLDFQHLAKVYDQAHPRSRKKT from the coding sequence ATGGTCACGCCGCCCCGCTCCCCGCGTGCTTCCCTGCGTTCCGAGCAGCCGTCGCGCAAGGCCGGGACCGGCCGCAAATCCGCTGCACGCGCGGCCGCGCCTGCGGCGGCCTCGGACGATGACACCCCGCTCGAACCGGGCATCCGCACCTACCTGACCTCGCTCGCGAGCGAGCGCAAACTCGCCGGCCTTACGCTGGAAAACTACACGCGCGACCTGCGCCAATTGCAGCGCATGGCGCAAGGCCGTCCGCTCGAATCGCTCCAGCACGGCGACATTCGCCGCTTCGTCATGCAAATGCACAGCGAGGGCCTGGTCGGACGTTCGATCGCTCGCAAGCTCTCGGCCTGGCGCGGCTATTTCGCCTGGCTCGCGCAGCGCACCGCGCTGGCGGCGAACCCCGTCGAAGGCGTGCGCGCGCCGAAACAACCCAAGCCGCTGCCCAAGGCGCTGTCGCCCGATCAGGCGTCGGCGCTGGTCGAATTCGAGTCGGGAACCTCCGCCGAGGCCGTCCGCAACCGGGCGATGTTCGAGCTGCTGTATTCGTCCGGCCTGCGCCTGTCGGAGCTCACGGGCCTCGATCATCGCTACGTCGAGGCCGACGGCTACCGCTCGGCGAGCTGGCTCGACCTGGCTGAGCGCGAGGTAGTGGTCACCGGCAAGGGAAACAAGCGTCGCCGCGTGCCGGTGGGGGCGAAGGCGGTGCGGGCGCTCGCGCAGTGGCTGGAGGTGCGCGCTCCGCTCGCCACGGCCGAGCCGCACGCGCTTTTTCTGTCGGCACGGGGCAAGCGCATCGGCGCGCGCGCGGTGCAGCAGGGGCTGGCCCGTCACGCGCTTTCGGCGGGCTTGCCGACGCACGTCCATCCGCACATGCTGCGTCACTCGTTCGCCACGCACGTATTGCAGTCGTCGGGCGATCTGCGCGCGGTGCAGGAAATGCTCGGCCACAGCAATATTTCGACGACGCAGATCTACACCAAGCTCGACTTCCAGCATCTCGCCAAGGTCTACGATCAGGCGCATCCGCGCTCGCGCAAGAAAACCTGA
- a CDS encoding DUF484 family protein translates to MNDRDIAEYLIAHPDFFERHAELLAGVRLTSPHGQRAVSLQERQIEMQREKTKQIERRLAELLRYGHENDDISGKLHRWTLGLLGERDPHALPDAIARGLRDVFDVPFAAVRLWNVAAPYQPAEFARSVSEEVKIFAASLVTPYCGANTGFEAVTWLGAPSDPASVALLALRDPEVPEAPVFGLLVMGSDDARRFHEGMATDFLTQIGELAGAALGKLRADD, encoded by the coding sequence ATGAACGACCGAGATATTGCGGAATACCTGATTGCGCATCCCGACTTCTTCGAGCGCCATGCCGAGTTGCTGGCCGGCGTGCGGCTCACCAGCCCCCACGGCCAGCGGGCGGTATCGCTGCAGGAGCGTCAGATCGAGATGCAGCGCGAGAAGACCAAGCAGATCGAGCGACGCCTTGCCGAGCTGCTGCGCTACGGCCACGAGAACGACGACATTTCGGGCAAGCTTCACCGCTGGACGCTGGGTCTGCTCGGCGAGCGCGACCCGCATGCGCTGCCCGACGCCATCGCCCGTGGCCTGCGCGACGTCTTCGATGTGCCGTTCGCGGCGGTGCGCTTGTGGAACGTCGCGGCCCCGTACCAACCGGCCGAGTTCGCGCGCAGCGTGAGCGAGGAGGTGAAGATCTTCGCCGCCAGTCTGGTGACACCGTATTGCGGCGCGAACACCGGCTTCGAGGCCGTGACATGGCTGGGCGCACCGAGCGATCCGGCGTCGGTGGCGCTGCTCGCGCTGCGCGATCCCGAAGTGCCGGAAGCGCCGGTGTTCGGCCTGCTGGTGATGGGCTCGGACGACGCGCGCCGCTTCCACGAAGGCATGGCGACCGACTTCCTGACGCAAATCGGCGAACTCGCCGGCGCGGCGCTCGGCAAGCTGCGCGCCGACGATTGA